AGTACCGAGGCATCGTCAGGCCGACCACTCCTGCCACGACTGGACCTGTGATTGTCGTATGCAGAATAACACATATACGTCACAATAGATGTTTATAAACATGCATTTTCATAAAGGCAGATGGCGTTCTAACCGGGAGAGAACAGAAAGGCATTGGGCCGTGTCAGACGTCCAGCCTGTGCGGTGTCTTAATAGGATGACAGCACTCTAAGTGGATAGTGTTTCACCGTTCCAGGAACACGTTTCAGACGAGGATAAAAGAGGTAAAAATATCTCCTTGACTTAGCAGCTTGGGGACTCAGATTCTTCTTCAACTCTTATTCACTCTGAAGTGGAGTTTAGGTTGATTTTACCCAATATTGCACAGTACCGACAAATATAACTCCTGACTGACTTTTCAAGAGTTCTGGCTGCTTTTCAGTAATTACTTTTTATGtaacagacaaaataattataaatacagCATATGACAAAGATAATattaaaggtaaaaatattAGTGTTTCTCCAATCATTAAATTTTTCTAGGGAAGCTTTTTTGAAACCGTGGGATTTCTGAATGACTTTCCAAAGCTTTGGTTCAATTCTTAGTGGTCCTTGAAAAAGATCATTACACTTTGGCTCAATGATACTGCGatcatttacttttatttaaagttttctccAAATGAACGAATGCCTTTTtgttgtgtgttatttttagtttcttcatTTATTCCCCTATACTTTCTAAGGCCTCCTGGTGTTACAAAATCTGAAGTAAAGCTAAACTGTGATAGGAtgatcttttttatatatataattgtattattttgcttttgtaagTTTTTGTAGATGCAATAAAAGAAGGGAAATATTTGCTATTGCTGGAAGCGGAGACACAAAGAAGAGGTATGTCTTTAAGTTAAGGGTATTTTTATTCTCAGACGATGCATCAATCTGAgaaattaatctatataaataAGTGCAACAGCCAAGCATGGTAGATAAGACATAAAGAGCTTTGAAAGCTCTGATCCATTCTTTGTATATGCTGCAAACTATGAAGTCATGAGAGCTCGCTGATCACAAAATGCAATCATTTGTGTTAAGGAATTGTCCAGATGCTATTTCAGGGTGTACAGTTGTAATGTTGGGACTTTATTACTGAACAGAAAGTAGTAGCTCGATGCTCACCGGAGTGCAGGCCAACACGGAGCCGGAGTTTCAGGTCAGGCATGTGTCTAGCCTTGAAGCTCCCAATCAGGCTCAAAATATCAAGGGACATGTTGGCCATCTCAGCTGCGTGACGATTGCCATTCCTGGTGGGAACTCCAGAGGCCACCATGTACGCATCTCCAATGGTTTCCACCTGAGCACCACAAAAATGAAGAGGTGAACAAACACAAGAGAGGGGTTTTTGTCTCAGCCTTCATTTAAAGACAATTAGAAAACCAAAACGTGAAGATAACTTCAACCCAATACTAATAGGTGTCAAATTAGGAACATTTGTCTTGAAATagtgaatataaatatatctgaTTAAAGAGCTAATTCATGTTCAGCTTTATTCAAGTCCCAAGGGGCAATTATTGAAAAAGTAAGAAAGACATTAAAACTCAAGCGTTTTAAAAGTGAGTGGCAATACAGTGTGCCAAAACAACATCAAATATCAGTCCATGCAAGATATGGAGAGTACAAACAGTGCATTGCATCATCATCCAACAATTACTACTTGCATCAGTAACACatgtgaaaaaaatagaaatcagcTAATAATGCCAACAGCCAGATGCTACTCCTTCTGCCTTGTCctgcattaaaaagaaaaatcactaaCGTgttatgaagtattttattcctttaaagGCAATATTAATGGCAGTAGCTGCTGAGTACTGGCCacgtttaaatgaaaaatacaaatagaaaCTGTGTGATCAGTTTCAAAATGACAAAgcctatttttaatttcctaTTTTAGGTCAAACAAAATGAGTTTCCTTTCCTAACTACAGATAACATCTATGTTCTTAGGTTTTTACACTATGTAATGACATTATAGAAGGTTTTCAACTCTCTGTATCATTAAACATTGCATGGGTTGGTTGAAATAATATTCAGacattaaacaaatgaaataatggccaccaccatattttattattcttccttCCAGAAGTACATCagtttttaacaataaattaaaaaaaagtataatttcatGGTCCTGTTTAATGAGCCTCAGATCAATGTTTGAGAGATTTACAGAGGGAATCCATTTGTCTGATTGATATAGTGTAGGTCATAAGCAAAAGAGTTATGATCCACTCATATATAATACTGTATAATAACTAAACATATAATATAATGCACAAAATCCCTTTCAGATATAAGGGTTATCGTTTGATTCCATGCCTCACACAATGTAAAATAGTAGTTTGttacctttaaaaacatttttaaaaagtaacaatatTTGAGTTTCCTCTGACATGCAAACAATACTACTTAAAAAATTGTAAAGTCAGAATAAAGTCTTATTAAATGCTGCAAACAGCCCACGAATGCTAACCTTGTAGACGTCGTGCAGTGGGATGATGGCATCAAAAAGTGTGTAGAGATCGTTGAGCAGGTCGACCACCTCGATGGGCTCACTGAGCGCGGAGATGGTTGTAAAACCCACGATGTCACTGAAGTACAGCGTGACTACAGTGAAATGTTCCGGCTCCACAGGCTTTCCGAGCTTCAGCGCCTGGGCCACAGACCTGGAACACGAACATGAAGACTGAAAGGCGAGCTTGTAGCGCTGACACACAGCTCGGGTCTCAAACAATTGcagttttgttctcaaaacttcaacaaaatgtGACTAATTAGCTTCATCATTCGCCAATGACCACTAAATTTAACTGTACTACAATCTAATCAGACTTCACTGAACACATTAATGATGTTTCTTCACTCTAAAGAGTGAGTTTATTCGCATTAAGATaatgttagcattttagctGCTAAGTAGTTAGCGCCAGCTAGTGCTAGccattttcaacatttacactttgACCAAAGAATTTGTCATAAATTCAACTTGCAGACAAGCTATGAATCTATATTTATGTGTGTTCATTATCTTTGTCATTTTGTGGCAGTTTtaattgaaaagttatttaaatttttgagcctatttattttggtttccaAATTCAGGTCTTTGTCAAGTCCTTTCATACACGACAAGGCTGTCTTCTTTACATTAATTCattccatttaaaataaaaataaaatgaactaattttgacccaattttaaaaaattgttatttAGCCTTTATTTTACtaggataaaaaaaacccattgagattaaaaatctatttttcaagAAAGTCCTAGCCAAGAGATGGCaacaaatacaacagaaaaatacacagtTAAAAGTCAATGTCAAGCTATAAAAACAGGTTAATAGAATCGGCCTCaatcatttttagtttaaatttaaaagcattaaaCAAATTGGGTTCAGTTGATCTAAAAGTTTCTTATAACAAGTACCATGAAGAGGGAGCAGAgtgtacaaaatatttatttagtaatcCGGGTTATGGATTATTCTAATGCTACATTTTAGTTGGCTTTTATGTTTAGAAAGTAGTtacttttacagattttttattttacggTTCTGTATAATCCGAATAGAAATTATGTTCAATGACATGAAACACACCTGGATCTTCTGTTGCTTCAGGACAAAGAGAGCCTTGCCTGTTAGGaagtttgcacatttttgcacaaaaaaacaaacctaagGTGGGCACAGGCTGggcacagtaaaaaaaaaactgcattgcCATCAGTCACTTTAATGATGCAGCATTTGACTTTCTATCACTATGACTAAGCAgcatcatttaatttttggCACTTGGTAGTGAAAATGTTACCTCCTTTGCATCTGTTTTAATCTGTAGTTCGTTGTCAACTGAAGGTTTGAGTATAGCATCATGTCTTTATAATGTTTTCACATGATGAATACTTACTTGGGCAACATCTGAGCTACCAGttgatctgttttctgtctctccaGCTCGAGCTCCTCCGTCCTCTCTCTGATGAGATCCTCCAAGTTAGAGGAGTATTGCTCCAACATCCGCAACATGGAGTCTATAATATTAGTCTTCTTTCCTTTGTGCTTGAACTGTCATGAGAAGGTTGGTTCCCAGTAAGTTTCAGTTCATTATAGAATCCCAAATGAAcgtattttcagatttttacctgCTTGAAGATATCCTCAAAGGTTGGTCTCTTCTCTGGATCTTCACTCCAGGCTTGTTTCATTAACTGAATTACATCTAAAGGGGCCTCCTCCACTGATATAATGGGGCGACACAGAGGTGGAGGGTCTTTAACCTTGTTGATAATCTCTgtcaacacaaaaaacaagcaaaatattAGACACACATACAACACAGAAGAAATTAAAGGGAAACGTTTAGTTTAAGAATCCTTGCCTCATACGAGGAGGATTTTTAGAAAACCTTAGATatataaaattacttaaaatctACCACCATCTTGCCTGACGTTACTCACCCTTGGGAGGCATATCCAGCATGCAGAAAGGCGAAGAGCGAGAGACAATCTCCTGCACAACGATGGAGAAACTGTAAACGTCACCAAAGAAAGTTCCTTTCCTCCTTAGACTTGGGTCTCGCAGCAGCTCCGGAGCCGACCAGAGCAAGTCTTTTTATTGGACAAAAACGCACAACCATCAATAAGCAAATTGTTATGcataagtaaataaagaaaaaaattattccaaacTTGTAAGTGTTCTCACCCTCAGGCTTTTCATCATCGGTGTCTATGCTTTGTACAgtcaatatttcattaaacCCATAATCTGTCACCTTCAGCACAAAGCGCCCATCTACCAGACAGTTGCGGGATTTGAGCCGCCCATGGATGATGCTGCGATGATGCAGGTACTTCATTCCctgatgataataaaataaaaaataaaaatgcatgtaaTAAAACAACCTGGTcatgtgttaaataaaacagagagaagTCTTTCTTACCCTGATCAGATCCATCAACAAGGAAGACTTGAACATCCAATCAAGACGCACATCTTCGTTGCCCAGCAAATCCTCCAGACTTCCCCTGCTGCAGTGCTCAGTAACAATGCCAAAGATCCCCGAGTCAAAGAACAGTCCCAGGAAAAGATTTAGGTTCTCGTGCCTCATCTCCCTTAGCTGAAAGGGGAGGAAAAGAGGAACACGTTTTCAATGTTTTACCAAACCACTGTGCTCTGCTCTTTTGTGACCAAAAAGTATTTAGTATTGTTGTTGAGTTATTTGGCTTATCAAAGATGGAGATTCCACCACAATGAACACAAAAGATTCCCAAGTTCAGCCATTTTGAAATGTGAATACAAATACAACTTTTTCAGTTTGCCacatttgtatatatatatatatatatatatatatatatataaagaaatcaAATATCATGGCATCTTCCACCtaaagataaaatatgtaatttagcCTTGCATATCATCATTACTCTAAAATCCAAACATCCAGGTTACACCTTCATATTTCTCTGACACCACATTATAGAAAAAGGTTCTGCCCAGAATGTGTCAAGACCAAACTTCAAGAACTCACTTACTTTCACAAAGACTACCTCTGTGCTGCCATTCACACTAGAAACTGTTCCTGTGGGACTTTTCTTCAACCAAACCCAGTCACCCTGTAAGATAAAATAAGCATTATTTTACATATCAGAGGCTCCAGACAGAACTAAAAGTGGGAAACATATCCATTGCATCTGGCGTGGTGTGATTTTCTTACCTCAAACACAGCAACGTTTGAACTGTCCGGAGTGGAGGCTAGGTAGCTACGGCCAGACACAGAGTGGTGCGGTGTCTTCATGTCTCCTTGGCTTTTCATGATACTTTCATCATTTAGCTTCTGCTcacacagaggaggaaaaaggtCATGCCAGAGCAAATCATTCGGAAATGCAAAGAGGTGTCAGTTTTGATTCGGTGAGACTGACCCGTTTGCTGACTTGAGTATTGATAAAAACCAGATCATCAAGAGTCAGGATCACCTTCGATGAGCCACCATTTCCATTACTCCCAAAGCCGAACCCAACTTTGCCTTGTTTCCTGTGCACATAAACATCATGTAtaattaagaaaacacaaatactgaGCAAGCTGATATGTAATTTTCCTATTCTGCTATACCTACTTCAAGTGAAGAAAGATGTTTACTACACCTCCCACCAAAGAAATGAACAACAGGAATAGAAAAAAGAATGTGATTATATCCATCcctttggagagaaaaaaagaacaaacgtTTTGTAAATTACCACATTTATCATATCAGTGTATGGATGCTAGTCTGCTAACACACTGACCTCCAGTGCAAGCAAAGTACGGGCTAAACCAGCAACTTGAATCTGTGTAGGGAGTGCTTCCTGCAAAGTGAACTGAGCGACCAAGATATTTCAACCCTCCTGTCTTGCCGTCTGTGTGACTACCATGAAGAAAATGTGTGGAGTAGAGCGAGGTGCCCATGCCGCTGTAGTCCAGCACTACATAGCCAGCCTGCATCCCTTCACCGTTTCTTCCTGCCTGCAGCTGCtgattgaatccttcaaatttAAAGCCTCCCTCACTCTCTCCCAGGACAGCACCTGATACCCAACGGTCTCCTCTTGTGCGGGCTTGTTCAGCAGCCATAGCAGTATAGTACATCATGTTGTAAATGGTGCCAAAGAATGGAGAAACCTAACAAAGGGCAGTCAGACAACACATTTTAGGAAGAATGCTTTGTTAACTTTGGTTTCTTACTTTCAATAATTAGATTCCTCAACAAGTCTTACCTGTTCTGGTGGAGTACTGCTGCGTATTTCAAAGGTGTTTTGAGCCTCTCTGAAGGCGTCATAGAAATCACGTTCCCCAGACTCCATGGTGATGGTGAGAACTCCATCATAGGCTTTTCGGAGCTTGGTATCATTTCCTAGCATGTAGTAGTTTGCGTCTTTGTATGGTAGGGAATATAGAAGCGTGTCATAGGTAATAAAAACATAGCCACGGTCTATCATACGCATAGCTAAGGCTGTTGTCAGGAGTTGGTACTGGGCTTGGCCACCAATCAGGACAGAGGGCATGCACATGATGATTACTGCAAAAAGATTAACAAGACAAGTTTGCACAGTTTTCATGGGCTTAAGTTCTTGACTTCTGAGAAAAGTGCATCTTACCTCTAACTCGATCTGCTTCCCTCACTCTTGTCAGAGCTCTCCGAGGCCCGTCCTTATCGCTCTCCATTGTGATTACAGGGTTGACAGGCAGGCCAAGAGCCCTGAGTGAAGTGGCTAACTCCTGTCCTGTAGCTTCCCAAATATCTGTTTCTTCTGAGATGATGGCCACATGAGCCCATCGAAAATACCTTAACACAGTAAAAATTACATGGGCAGACAATGGCAGTGGTCTTAGGAAGGTAGGGTACATGTCTGTCTTCATGTTGGGTTTGAGACAACCCCAAGACAGCATCCCAACATCCCACTCTTTTGCATACAAAGCAGCAGAGGAGCAGTAGCCTGGGTTAGCAGGGCCCAAGAAAGCAGCACCGTATCCTTCTAGATCAGCAAAGCGAGCAAGGGCACGAGTTGACTTGCAGTCCTCATTAATCAATGTGTAGTCATACCAGTACCCTTTGTTAAGGTAGGGGTTCTTGTTTATACGGCTGGTGGCAAGGTGGGCTGCCAAGTCAGGGAGAGCCTTAGAGTATAAGATGTCACATGTCCAAGGTCCAACTAGGGCCACCTTGAAAGTGGTTGCCCATGCTTGACAAGGAAATAATGAGATCATGAGTAAGAGGAGATAAAACCAGTTCCCCCTAGATCTTCTGGTTTGCTGCACTGGGGATGATGGCAACTGTGGTGTTAATGACAAGGATTTTGATGACAGTGATAATGGTGCTGATGATAGCTGAAACTTTCTACAGCCAGCGAAACTATTTGTAATCACCGTCCATATATGCCTCTTTCTTATCACTTTAAGTGAGTGGTGCCTCCATCGTGGGTGGTAGGCTAGGTTGTGCAGACATCGAGGGTCTCTCTGATTTGTCATTTTCACATCCAGCTTCAATGATGCCTCAGACACAGAAGATGAACTGAGAGTTTACAATGGTAGGTGAGATTTTCTTTGGTTCTGGGATTACTTCCCTTGGCACTCTGCAGGCCTCTAGTCCAAAGGTGGAAGACTCCAAGACATCACTGCCTCCAGGAGACAAGAACGAAAATATATTAGAAGGAGACATAAGACAcaacatttcataattttgttGGAACTGAATACTTGTTCTGATTTATCTTTATAAATTAGAGATGAACCTTGAAAATCCATTGACACAATGTCATTATGAATCCTATCAGCATCGATATGGCCTCATCGCTGAGAAAGCGCTGCCCGTGCTGACCCTTGGAGAATTACTAGCATGTGTGTAAGAAGCTCATTATCTTTTCCAGAGCTAATTCCAGGTAACCATCAGCTAAATCTGGGTACTGTTCTCTAACCTTCTTTTTGCTATGCTATCTCCTTTGCCTGTGATTTGGTCTTTCCAAGGTTTTTGCGCCATCTTGAAGTCTAATCCAGTCATACATGTGGTACTTCTATGCAATCTGGTAAAAATTAAGGTTTCCTTTTCTGAAAATAGTGTGATGAAATTTGAACTGGACTTGAACTATATTACATGAAGtccctttttaaatttatagCTAAACAGAAATTGCTGAGTCATACAAGTCTCCTGAACCATGCCTGTTGCTTATATAGTGTGTAATTTAAATCTACAAACTCagaattgaaaacattttcaccaaaatatGTAATTCACAAAGaactttttaagttatttatacTAACATTGACTTTATAGTTACCCAGTTAGTTAGAGTATATACTAGCTCTGTAACAAGGTGCTGTTGAATATCAAAAGCTTTCAAATGAAACTTATTTAAAGTCTGTAGCGAGCATAGGCAGGCCTAAGCAATgctacagaaaataaagaattgtTAATTTTTACACAGCACATAACCATGTC
This window of the Gambusia affinis linkage group LG15, SWU_Gaff_1.0, whole genome shotgun sequence genome carries:
- the gucy2d gene encoding retinal guanylyl cyclase 1, with translation MTNQRDPRCLHNLAYHPRWRHHSLKVIRKRHIWTVITNSFAGCRKFQLSSAPLSLSSKSLSLTPQLPSSPVQQTRRSRGNWFYLLLLMISLFPCQAWATTFKVALVGPWTCDILYSKALPDLAAHLATSRINKNPYLNKGYWYDYTLINEDCKSTRALARFADLEGYGAAFLGPANPGYCSSAALYAKEWDVGMLSWGCLKPNMKTDMYPTFLRPLPLSAHVIFTVLRYFRWAHVAIISEETDIWEATGQELATSLRALGLPVNPVITMESDKDGPRRALTRVREADRVRVIIMCMPSVLIGGQAQYQLLTTALAMRMIDRGYVFITYDTLLYSLPYKDANYYMLGNDTKLRKAYDGVLTITMESGERDFYDAFREAQNTFEIRSSTPPEQVSPFFGTIYNMMYYTAMAAEQARTRGDRWVSGAVLGESEGGFKFEGFNQQLQAGRNGEGMQAGYVVLDYSGMGTSLYSTHFLHGSHTDGKTGGLKYLGRSVHFAGSTPYTDSSCWFSPYFACTGGMDIITFFFLFLLFISLVGGVVNIFLHLKKQGKVGFGFGSNGNGGSSKVILTLDDLVFINTQVSKRKLNDESIMKSQGDMKTPHHSVSGRSYLASTPDSSNVAVFEGDWVWLKKSPTGTVSSVNGSTEVVFVKLREMRHENLNLFLGLFFDSGIFGIVTEHCSRGSLEDLLGNEDVRLDWMFKSSLLMDLIRGMKYLHHRSIIHGRLKSRNCLVDGRFVLKVTDYGFNEILTVQSIDTDDEKPEDLLWSAPELLRDPSLRRKGTFFGDVYSFSIVVQEIVSRSSPFCMLDMPPKEIINKVKDPPPLCRPIISVEEAPLDVIQLMKQAWSEDPEKRPTFEDIFKQFKHKGKKTNIIDSMLRMLEQYSSNLEDLIRERTEELELERQKTDQLVAQMLPKSVAQALKLGKPVEPEHFTVVTLYFSDIVGFTTISALSEPIEVVDLLNDLYTLFDAIIPLHDVYKVETIGDAYMVASGVPTRNGNRHAAEMANMSLDILSLIGSFKARHMPDLKLRLRVGLHSGPVVAGVVGLTMPRYCLFGDTVNTTSRMESTSLPYRIHVNQTTVDLLNNLNMGYKIQVRGLTELKGKGIETTYWLVGKEGFNKPLPVPIESKDGVNHGIGLEEIPPDRRQKFLDRQKKTN